The sequence GATACTGACATTTCCAAACAATCGGTCTCCCTAAATGTTTCGGCGCCTTCCTATTAGAGACATAAAAAAATATCGGTGTTTTTTGCTTCTTATCTTAAGTTAAGGAAATCAGACAAAGCACCCTCTAATTTTGTCTTCATAAGAATTAACAAAATCAATCTGATATGAAAACAAAAACTGTCAATCGAAAATGCTTTATCTTTTTATTTCTTCTTTTAACGTTAGTCGCTGTTAGCTTTTCACTCAGCGCACAGAACATTTCAGAAACCGCTAAAGGCGATACAATCCGGAAGGAGAAAACCTTCAAACAATCGATCAACCTTTGTCCGATTGCTCCCGCCTTTGGGATCTTTTCAATCAACTACGAGCGCCTGTTAACAAACCATCACGGGTTGATGATTCGGGCCGACTATGAATCTGTTCCGAACAACTATTCTGAAGCGAATATCAATGTTAGCGGTAAGGCAGCCATCCTCAATTATCGCTACCACGTGAAAGGAGGCCTTCAATCTTGTTTTATCGGTGCTTTTTCGCGCTACCGCATTTATAATGGGGACGGTAATTTAAACGAAACTGATTTCGATTTCAAGCTCTCGGAAGTTACCATCGGACTAAATGCCGGCAAACGCTGGATCCTGAAAAACGGGCTAAATCTCAACATGGCTCTTGGCTACGGGGTTTTCATGGATCACCTAAACACCAAAAACACGTCACCCGACGTATTGGAATCAATCAGTCAATT is a genomic window of Mangrovibacterium diazotrophicum containing:
- a CDS encoding DUF3575 domain-containing protein — its product is MKTKTVNRKCFIFLFLLLTLVAVSFSLSAQNISETAKGDTIRKEKTFKQSINLCPIAPAFGIFSINYERLLTNHHGLMIRADYESVPNNYSEANINVSGKAAILNYRYHVKGGLQSCFIGAFSRYRIYNGDGNLNETDFDFKLSEVTIGLNAGKRWILKNGLNLNMALGYGVFMDHLNTKNTSPDVLESISQFQKEYDLYNGFFGELSIGYAF